Proteins co-encoded in one Alcanivorax sp. genomic window:
- a CDS encoding alkaline phosphatase PhoX has product MNIILNKKALAVAIATATLAACGGNDNDNDGNSATGAKVTRLATIPKGAELTGIEVSPNGEVFFNVQHPSDTLPNGENKAAVGAWIGIDIQNLPTDLEPVSVPDPASAEAMTTRVATGRFQVLGREGDDFAGGLPFGLGNIVSADGSTGIKQSNDPDFNAFITTGDNGNSGYLFTAWEDRPGGMSRMELSKVGDEWFVNNAMNIDFSNVNGTMINCFGSVSPWGTPLTSEENYEAENTAHWNDSNYSGGYPSYSDVQKIQDYLGGTFPNPYDYGYIVEITQPADASPVPVKHFTLGRVAHENPIIMPDEKTVYLTDDGGNKGFYKFVADTAGDLSSGTLYAAKATQDDETDSSIAGFDLEWIELGSSTNSVLEAAIDEYDDIDESDFVADANSYITDQQINDWAESKLGQDLDGMNGIATSPFSDDRVAFLETLKASEALGATVEFNKMEGININYQGAGDGSIPYMYVGLTDITGAMTDDAGDIQVSSNPCGIMYRLPLEADFDVSRMEPVLAGGPFDGSATGSQCSDDNISRPDNVYVLNDGRVLIGEDSSKHVNNMLWIYNPEGE; this is encoded by the coding sequence ATGAATATCATCCTGAACAAAAAAGCTCTCGCGGTGGCCATCGCCACCGCCACCCTGGCTGCCTGCGGTGGCAACGATAACGACAACGACGGCAACAGCGCCACCGGTGCCAAGGTGACCCGCCTGGCCACCATCCCGAAAGGCGCGGAACTGACCGGCATCGAAGTCAGCCCCAATGGCGAAGTATTCTTCAATGTCCAGCATCCGTCTGACACCCTGCCTAATGGTGAAAACAAAGCCGCGGTGGGCGCCTGGATCGGGATCGACATCCAGAACCTGCCCACTGATCTGGAGCCGGTCAGCGTGCCGGACCCGGCCTCCGCAGAGGCCATGACCACCCGTGTTGCCACCGGCCGCTTCCAGGTACTGGGCCGGGAAGGGGATGATTTCGCCGGCGGCCTGCCCTTCGGTCTTGGCAACATTGTCAGCGCCGACGGCAGCACCGGCATCAAGCAATCCAATGACCCGGATTTCAACGCCTTCATCACCACCGGTGACAACGGCAACAGCGGCTACCTGTTCACTGCCTGGGAAGATCGCCCCGGCGGCATGAGCCGTATGGAGTTGAGCAAGGTGGGCGACGAATGGTTCGTGAACAACGCCATGAACATCGACTTCTCCAACGTCAACGGCACCATGATCAACTGTTTCGGTAGCGTCTCTCCCTGGGGCACGCCACTCACATCAGAAGAAAACTATGAAGCAGAAAACACCGCCCACTGGAACGACAGCAACTACTCAGGCGGCTACCCCAGCTATAGCGATGTGCAGAAGATCCAGGATTACCTGGGTGGCACCTTCCCGAATCCCTACGACTATGGCTACATTGTTGAAATCACCCAGCCTGCCGACGCCTCCCCGGTTCCGGTAAAGCACTTCACACTGGGCCGTGTAGCCCATGAAAACCCGATCATCATGCCTGATGAAAAGACCGTGTACCTGACCGACGATGGCGGAAACAAAGGCTTCTATAAATTCGTTGCCGACACCGCCGGCGATCTGTCTTCCGGCACCCTGTATGCAGCCAAGGCAACCCAGGACGACGAAACCGATAGCAGCATCGCCGGCTTTGATCTGGAATGGATCGAGCTGGGTTCCAGCACCAATTCGGTTCTGGAAGCCGCCATCGATGAATACGACGATATCGATGAAAGCGACTTCGTTGCCGACGCCAACAGCTACATCACTGACCAACAGATCAACGACTGGGCCGAGAGCAAACTGGGCCAGGACCTGGATGGCATGAACGGCATTGCCACCTCCCCGTTCTCCGATGACCGGGTGGCCTTCCTGGAAACCCTGAAAGCATCTGAAGCACTGGGCGCCACCGTCGAATTCAACAAGATGGAAGGCATCAACATCAACTACCAGGGGGCTGGTGACGGCAGCATCCCGTACATGTACGTGGGCCTGACCGACATCACCGGCGCCATGACTGACGATGCCGGTGACATCCAGGTGTCCAGCAATCCCTGCGGCATCATGTACCGCCTGCCGCTGGAAGCGGACTTCGACGTGAGCCGCATGGAACCGGTGCTGGCCGGCGGCCCGTTCGATGGTTCTGCCACGGGCAGCCAGTGTTCCGATGACAACATTTCCCGTCCGGACAACGTTTATGTCCTCAACGATGGTCGTGTACTCATTGGCGAAGACTCCAGCAAGCACGTGAACAACATGCTGTGGATCTACAACCCGGAAGGCGAATAA
- a CDS encoding ATP phosphoribosyltransferase regulatory subunit: MNQEAQWLLPDGVEEVLPGRARAIEQLRRRTLDLYQQWGYELVFPPLIEFLESLLNGAGRDLERETFKITDQLTGRLMGVRADITPQVARMDAHSLRQNAPTRLCYCSSALRTRPAVAGGTRLPYQIGVELFGHAGVDSDLEVISLLLETLKLSGLDQDVVLDLGHVGLFRGLVEACEFSEADQYRLEDIYVRKARVELETFVGERDLPAKAGEALLALPWLAGGAAVLEQARTLLSNFPAALDALTELSELVDVLSAKGINLHLDLGELRGYHYHTGSVFAAYLPGESEPLAKGGRYDHIGEVFGRARPATGFSADLKMLAAQLVTDVAGGILAEGSLRDAGFAASVAALRERGERVVLALPGADNDPQVLGCQRKLVQADNGWIIQDL, from the coding sequence ATGAATCAGGAAGCACAGTGGCTGCTGCCCGACGGGGTAGAAGAGGTTCTCCCCGGCCGGGCCCGCGCAATCGAACAGCTGCGCCGCCGTACACTGGATCTGTATCAGCAGTGGGGGTATGAACTGGTATTCCCGCCGCTGATCGAGTTTCTCGAGTCCCTGCTCAACGGCGCAGGTCGGGATCTGGAACGGGAAACCTTCAAGATCACCGATCAGCTCACCGGCCGTCTGATGGGAGTGCGTGCTGACATCACTCCCCAGGTGGCGCGTATGGATGCGCACAGCCTTCGCCAGAATGCGCCCACCCGTCTGTGCTATTGCTCCAGCGCGTTGCGTACCCGTCCCGCGGTGGCCGGCGGCACCCGTCTGCCTTATCAGATCGGCGTGGAGCTGTTTGGTCATGCCGGCGTGGACAGCGATCTGGAAGTGATCTCCCTGTTGCTCGAAACCCTCAAGCTTTCCGGTCTCGATCAGGATGTTGTGCTGGATCTGGGCCATGTGGGCCTGTTCCGTGGTCTGGTGGAAGCCTGTGAGTTCAGCGAAGCCGATCAGTACCGGCTGGAAGACATCTACGTACGCAAGGCGCGGGTAGAGTTGGAGACCTTTGTCGGCGAGCGCGATCTGCCCGCCAAGGCCGGCGAGGCCTTGCTGGCATTGCCCTGGCTGGCCGGTGGGGCTGCGGTGCTGGAGCAGGCGCGCACACTGCTGAGCAATTTCCCGGCGGCACTGGACGCGCTCACCGAGTTGAGTGAACTGGTCGACGTGCTCAGCGCAAAAGGCATCAATCTGCATCTGGATCTGGGTGAACTGCGTGGTTATCACTACCACACCGGCAGTGTGTTCGCCGCCTACCTGCCTGGTGAGAGTGAACCGTTGGCCAAGGGCGGGCGTTATGATCACATCGGTGAGGTGTTTGGCCGAGCCCGTCCCGCCACCGGTTTCAGTGCCGATCTGAAGATGCTGGCAGCACAGCTGGTAACCGATGTCGCTGGCGGTATTCTTGCCGAAGGCTCCTTGCGTGATGCCGGTTTTGCCGCCAGTGTGGCGGCTCTGCGTGAGCGTGGGGAGCGGGTGGTGCTGGCCCTGCCTGGCGCAGACAACGACCCGCAAGTACTCGGCTGCCAGCGCAAGCTGGTGCAAGCCGATAACGGCTGGATCATTCAGGACTTATAG
- a CDS encoding CshA/CshB family fibrillar adhesin-related protein produces the protein MTTKDPNKNKGKLMMRQLAMQMLSLVLVVGGCLVSAPAHAVSVALDGTRTVIGGSDCALASYRFGTNTSYGGQALDLLVEVIQEDNEQAGSFQCVGVDSGVLFVSLRDKDSGENIAYADLRLTLVAQGTTTPVTVDRMVVTGFDLDRNSDNTQTDTDDMYFTTGPTTRSYVSTNTQTTVTTTGTGSYNTRIRGRDDNCDDGATNSQPECRASVVFAETSSATVRVQNNNAYGNAPNTSTARRVSYLSFRVNDFEDVVDGNLDYGDAPSSYGAGRQNVTTALGLGRGLVADHDAANQPGNTALGDDNDGGASPLKYDDEAAVMISGNTLSGTSLFPGQQSELSVTTFGSGYLNGWFDWNRDGDFDDAGERVITNQQVTNNGETASGANSQSFVSVTPVNITVPGGAAEGSTFARFKFTRSANPGVDVSGDDGEVEDYQVEVVTQTCSAEVSNSLTLIGSASRSASNVITLTPATGNQAGAAWSQNRISLLAAFTVEFSVNLGTKDANGADGIAFAFQRDPAGSNATGVFGGALGVGGLDPAIAVEFDTWNNGSSYGDIANDHTAIYDPVNYTDNTGGGNVFSSVVDLGNIEDGDWHTVALSWNPATQTLEYRFDGAVVSTFQRDLINVDFNGDPNVFFGWTASTGGSNNLQRVCVIDAPEQVLLDYGDAPASYGNPSHIIDDTVRLGAGITEDVTGYDNASAAADSLDDGVVFLPSLPGVDPIQVTVNGDDGYLQAWIDWNRDGDFDDADEQIAENVQDEDDDGLIELVVPPSAQAQNANDVIARFRWSTTADLDAYDGADDGEVEDYLINTREVVFCPQGSDATGGGIATGGSGGFRDAVYWLDWNCGSKTNYQPGELVRKSWQFGPVEIRATVDNLTSQLNIYNSGSWGGDRFDDLYQGVNPIGLSSPSGTAPAFDIRWEVYLNGQRVPADIIAADVEDTDENESLTWETDGEPWEIFSVDPQSDLLARFENAARRLVLTTAPGAGTGALLALTEDATQTAHIVDGGGTQAVGFGVFLQVDHGDIAGGYPQSGGHVSRRDATGGSKPTTDTNVNTLTVATLQPAAPYLGSIGPDPEDADQNSANADADGPEEDGVSFPPLIPGSGATITVTLTEDVVGGNYVQGWIDWNRDNDFDDASEQVALNVRDNDAQDANSSPGIIELNLFVPPGAFVGDTYSRFRLSSTADVPAGGQVVFDGEVEDYKVTISSGNTGGILSGWVFEDNGVGATAHDGLKGSAEPGLAGQRVVLYHDADNDGICSDADTILSETRTDGDGGWQLVPVLADVGKSACLMAQTANGFRSVSENPGDGGAGILTSAADDDIMVLQVQPSGVDWGNILFGDAGLPVLEPDRQGVVDAGNSLLYSHRFAARTAGTVDFTLGAAQTSPATPAWTDTLYRDGDCDGELSAEDEALPVSGVSIQAGDSLCLLMKVFAPADAPLEALHSRPLLATQTFAGTALQSSVQVLDTTRLTVGKLVLEKTVRNLGPDGLPDTADDVDSVGGTANQASPGDVLRYRLAFSNQGVRALTDVTINDSTPAFTRLSEAAACPSPLPADLGGCNLTTPDGSNGSGYEGALQWLFSGQLLPGNRGAVVYHVRVSP, from the coding sequence ATGACAACCAAAGATCCCAACAAAAACAAAGGCAAGCTGATGATGAGACAGCTGGCCATGCAGATGTTGAGCCTGGTGTTGGTGGTAGGGGGCTGTCTGGTGAGCGCTCCGGCCCACGCCGTGAGTGTTGCTTTGGACGGAACCCGAACGGTCATCGGTGGCAGCGATTGTGCCCTTGCCAGTTATCGCTTTGGGACCAATACCTCTTACGGTGGCCAGGCTCTGGATTTGCTGGTGGAAGTGATCCAGGAAGATAACGAGCAGGCTGGTTCTTTTCAGTGTGTGGGTGTGGACAGTGGCGTGTTGTTTGTCAGCCTGCGAGACAAGGATAGTGGCGAGAATATCGCTTATGCAGATTTGCGACTGACTCTGGTGGCCCAAGGGACCACCACGCCGGTCACCGTGGATCGCATGGTGGTCACCGGTTTTGATCTGGACCGCAACAGTGACAATACCCAGACAGACACGGATGACATGTACTTTACCACCGGACCGACAACCCGGTCCTATGTGTCTACCAATACCCAGACAACGGTCACCACGACGGGCACGGGAAGCTATAACACACGTATCCGGGGCCGTGATGATAACTGTGATGATGGTGCAACCAATTCACAGCCGGAGTGTCGGGCCAGTGTGGTGTTCGCGGAGACATCCTCCGCCACCGTCAGGGTGCAAAACAACAATGCCTACGGCAATGCCCCCAATACGAGTACAGCCCGCCGAGTGTCTTACCTGTCATTCAGGGTCAACGACTTTGAAGACGTGGTTGATGGTAACCTGGATTATGGTGATGCGCCCTCCAGTTACGGGGCCGGACGCCAGAATGTGACCACTGCTTTAGGTTTGGGGCGCGGTTTGGTGGCAGATCATGATGCGGCCAACCAACCCGGCAACACTGCGTTGGGTGATGACAATGACGGAGGCGCCTCGCCACTGAAATACGACGACGAGGCAGCAGTGATGATCAGCGGGAATACACTGAGTGGCACCTCGCTGTTCCCCGGTCAGCAAAGTGAGCTTTCGGTTACCACTTTTGGCTCTGGGTATCTCAATGGCTGGTTTGACTGGAACCGCGATGGTGATTTTGACGATGCCGGTGAGCGAGTCATAACCAATCAACAGGTTACCAACAATGGTGAGACTGCCTCCGGCGCGAATTCTCAAAGCTTTGTGTCGGTCACGCCTGTCAATATCACGGTCCCCGGCGGTGCCGCGGAAGGATCGACCTTTGCCCGTTTCAAGTTTACCCGCTCTGCCAACCCGGGTGTTGACGTGAGTGGGGATGATGGTGAGGTCGAGGATTATCAGGTTGAGGTGGTTACCCAGACCTGTAGTGCAGAGGTAAGTAACAGCCTGACACTGATTGGCTCTGCCAGTCGCAGTGCCAGTAATGTGATCACCCTGACGCCGGCAACGGGTAATCAGGCAGGCGCCGCCTGGTCCCAGAACCGCATCAGCTTGCTGGCGGCATTTACGGTGGAATTTTCTGTCAACTTGGGCACCAAGGATGCCAATGGCGCTGACGGGATCGCTTTCGCGTTTCAACGTGATCCTGCGGGCAGTAATGCTACCGGTGTATTCGGCGGTGCCTTGGGTGTGGGTGGGCTGGACCCGGCGATTGCCGTTGAATTTGATACCTGGAATAACGGTTCATCCTATGGCGATATTGCCAACGACCATACCGCCATTTACGACCCGGTGAATTACACGGATAACACTGGCGGCGGCAATGTCTTCTCTTCAGTGGTAGATCTGGGAAACATTGAGGATGGTGACTGGCATACGGTGGCGCTTTCCTGGAACCCGGCTACCCAGACGCTGGAATACCGTTTTGACGGTGCAGTGGTATCGACATTTCAGCGCGACCTGATCAATGTGGATTTTAACGGTGACCCCAATGTGTTCTTCGGCTGGACGGCTTCCACTGGGGGATCCAACAATCTTCAGCGCGTCTGTGTTATCGATGCCCCGGAACAGGTGCTACTGGATTATGGCGACGCCCCTGCCAGCTACGGGAACCCTTCCCACATCATCGACGACACTGTTCGCCTGGGGGCAGGCATCACAGAGGATGTGACCGGCTATGACAATGCCTCTGCAGCAGCCGATAGCCTGGATGACGGTGTCGTTTTCCTGCCCAGCCTGCCGGGGGTGGATCCCATTCAGGTGACGGTAAATGGTGATGACGGGTACCTGCAGGCCTGGATCGACTGGAACCGTGATGGTGATTTTGATGATGCTGACGAGCAGATTGCCGAGAACGTTCAGGATGAGGATGACGACGGCCTGATCGAGTTGGTGGTGCCGCCGTCCGCGCAGGCGCAAAACGCCAATGATGTGATCGCCCGTTTCCGTTGGTCCACCACAGCAGACTTGGATGCCTATGACGGCGCTGATGATGGTGAGGTGGAAGATTACCTGATCAATACCCGTGAGGTGGTGTTTTGTCCCCAGGGGTCGGATGCCACTGGTGGCGGTATTGCCACCGGGGGCAGCGGTGGCTTTCGGGATGCGGTTTACTGGCTGGACTGGAACTGTGGCAGCAAGACCAACTACCAGCCCGGTGAGCTGGTGCGCAAGAGCTGGCAATTTGGTCCCGTCGAAATTCGTGCCACGGTGGATAACCTCACCAGCCAGTTGAATATCTACAACAGTGGAAGCTGGGGTGGTGACCGCTTCGATGACCTGTACCAGGGGGTGAACCCGATTGGTCTGTCCAGTCCCAGCGGTACAGCGCCAGCCTTTGATATTCGCTGGGAAGTTTATCTGAATGGGCAGAGAGTGCCCGCGGACATCATTGCCGCTGATGTGGAAGACACGGATGAAAACGAGAGTCTCACCTGGGAAACGGATGGTGAGCCCTGGGAGATCTTCTCCGTTGATCCACAGTCTGACCTGCTGGCCCGTTTTGAGAATGCGGCACGCAGGCTGGTGCTGACCACCGCCCCTGGTGCAGGTACCGGTGCGCTGTTGGCGTTGACGGAAGATGCTACCCAGACCGCTCACATCGTGGATGGTGGCGGTACCCAGGCGGTGGGCTTTGGGGTGTTCCTGCAGGTGGATCATGGCGATATCGCCGGTGGCTACCCCCAAAGTGGCGGGCATGTGTCGCGTCGGGACGCAACCGGTGGCAGCAAGCCGACCACTGACACCAACGTCAACACGCTGACTGTGGCCACCTTGCAGCCCGCGGCGCCCTATTTGGGCAGCATCGGGCCTGACCCGGAAGACGCGGACCAGAACTCGGCCAATGCAGACGCGGATGGTCCGGAAGAAGACGGGGTCAGTTTCCCGCCGTTGATTCCCGGGTCGGGCGCCACGATCACGGTGACCCTTACCGAAGACGTGGTGGGAGGGAACTATGTGCAGGGCTGGATCGACTGGAACCGGGATAATGATTTTGACGATGCCAGTGAACAGGTGGCCCTGAACGTGCGCGATAATGATGCCCAGGACGCCAACAGCAGTCCGGGGATCATCGAGCTGAACCTGTTTGTGCCGCCGGGTGCCTTCGTTGGTGATACCTATTCCCGGTTCCGGCTGTCCAGCACCGCGGATGTGCCCGCAGGCGGTCAGGTGGTCTTTGATGGTGAAGTCGAGGATTACAAGGTCACCATTTCCTCCGGCAACACCGGTGGCATCCTGTCCGGCTGGGTCTTCGAAGATAACGGCGTGGGGGCTACGGCCCATGATGGGCTGAAAGGCAGCGCCGAGCCTGGCCTGGCCGGGCAGCGGGTGGTGCTCTACCACGATGCCGACAACGACGGTATCTGTTCTGACGCGGACACGATTCTTTCAGAAACCCGCACAGATGGGGACGGGGGCTGGCAGTTGGTACCGGTACTGGCAGACGTGGGCAAGTCCGCCTGCCTGATGGCGCAGACCGCCAACGGCTTTCGCTCAGTGAGCGAAAACCCGGGGGACGGTGGCGCCGGTATCCTCACCAGTGCTGCTGACGATGACATCATGGTCCTCCAGGTTCAGCCCAGTGGTGTGGATTGGGGCAATATCCTGTTCGGGGACGCGGGCTTGCCGGTGCTGGAGCCTGATCGCCAGGGTGTGGTGGATGCCGGTAACAGCCTGCTGTACAGCCACCGTTTTGCGGCGCGTACAGCCGGTACAGTGGACTTCACGCTGGGGGCGGCACAGACCTCGCCGGCTACACCCGCCTGGACTGATACCCTGTATCGCGATGGCGACTGTGACGGCGAATTGTCCGCAGAGGACGAGGCCCTGCCGGTGTCAGGCGTCAGCATTCAGGCGGGGGACAGCCTCTGTCTGCTGATGAAGGTGTTCGCCCCGGCGGATGCGCCGCTGGAGGCGCTGCACAGCCGCCCACTGTTGGCGACTCAGACCTTTGCCGGCACGGCCCTGCAGTCCAGTGTGCAGGTGCTGGACACCACCCGGCTGACCGTGGGCAAGCTGGTCCTGGAGAAAACGGTACGCAACCTGGGGCCGGATGGTTTGCCGGATACCGCAGACGATGTGGACAGTGTGGGCGGGACCGCCAATCAGGCTTCACCCGGCGATGTGCTGCGCTACCGTCTGGCCTTTTCCAATCAGGGGGTGCGGGCGCTCACTGACGTGACGATCAACGACAGCACGCCGGCATTCACCCGTCTCAGCGAGGCGGCGGCCTGCCCGTCACCCTTGCCCGCGGATCTGGGCGGCTGCAACCTGACCACCCCGGATGGTAGCAATGGCAGCGGCTACGAGGGGGCGCTGCAGTGGTTGTTCAGTGGCCAGCTGCTCCCGGGAAACCGGGGAGCGGTGGTCTATCACGTGCGGGTGAGCCCCTGA
- a CDS encoding alkaline phosphatase codes for MKSESMLCLVAAVAMMAGCAEPGSDTQARSIMTLPDVQSASPWFVDGQQAVQAGDDLFGDAARGRARNVILFVGDGMGISTVTAARILAGQRAGNPGEEHRLSFEYFPVTGLMKTYNTNQQTPDSAGTMTAMATGVKTRAGVIAVDEHVRRGDCDSSKGKGLLSVLELAESHGKATGMVTTARVTHATPAATYAKSPERDWESDDALPETAREAGCRDIAAQLVSFDKGDGIEVVMGGGRRHFLPREEGGRRNDGRHLIREWQQAYPQGHYVDSATQLEGVPAQGPLLGLFASSHMAYEAQRQDSELDQPSLSAMTALSLERLSDNKNGYFLMVEAGRIDHGHHAGSAFNALNETVEFSEAVRVAMENTDPRDTLIIVTADHSHVFTIAGYPTRGNPILGKVVGNNEHGEPESEPVHAADDRPYTTLGYMNGPGFAQRGAVGNPDERKQMPVNAGRQDLSGVNTRSPGYHQESLVPMTSETHAGEDVGVWARGPGALLLSGTHEQNVIFHVMARAAGLLPD; via the coding sequence ATGAAATCGGAATCAATGTTATGCCTGGTAGCGGCGGTTGCCATGATGGCGGGATGTGCCGAGCCCGGCAGCGATACACAGGCCCGCAGCATCATGACGCTGCCGGATGTGCAGTCAGCGTCTCCCTGGTTTGTGGATGGACAGCAGGCCGTGCAGGCCGGCGATGACCTGTTTGGCGATGCTGCCCGTGGCCGCGCCCGCAATGTCATTCTCTTTGTCGGTGACGGGATGGGGATTTCCACCGTTACCGCTGCCCGTATTCTTGCCGGGCAACGTGCCGGCAATCCGGGTGAAGAGCACCGGTTGAGTTTCGAGTACTTTCCGGTAACCGGCTTGATGAAAACCTACAACACCAATCAACAGACGCCGGATTCCGCGGGCACCATGACGGCCATGGCCACCGGGGTGAAAACCCGGGCGGGGGTGATCGCGGTTGATGAGCATGTCCGGCGCGGGGATTGTGATTCCAGCAAGGGCAAGGGATTGTTGTCCGTGCTGGAGCTGGCGGAAAGTCATGGCAAAGCCACCGGTATGGTGACCACGGCAAGAGTGACACATGCCACACCTGCGGCAACCTATGCCAAGAGCCCCGAGCGGGACTGGGAATCGGATGATGCGCTGCCCGAAACGGCCCGTGAAGCAGGTTGTCGAGACATCGCAGCGCAACTGGTGTCATTCGACAAGGGGGATGGCATTGAGGTGGTGATGGGGGGCGGTCGACGTCACTTCCTGCCCAGGGAGGAAGGCGGCAGACGCAATGATGGCCGGCATCTGATCCGTGAGTGGCAGCAGGCGTATCCGCAAGGACACTATGTGGACAGTGCGACCCAGCTGGAAGGCGTACCGGCACAGGGGCCGCTGTTGGGGTTGTTCGCTTCCAGCCACATGGCCTATGAGGCACAGCGTCAGGACAGTGAGCTGGACCAGCCTTCCCTGAGCGCGATGACGGCCTTGAGCCTGGAGCGGTTATCGGACAACAAGAACGGCTATTTCCTGATGGTAGAAGCCGGGCGTATTGATCATGGGCATCATGCCGGTAGTGCGTTCAATGCCCTGAATGAAACGGTGGAGTTTTCCGAGGCTGTGAGGGTAGCGATGGAAAACACCGATCCCAGGGATACCCTGATCATCGTCACCGCAGACCATAGCCATGTCTTTACCATTGCCGGCTACCCCACCCGGGGGAACCCGATCCTGGGCAAGGTGGTGGGCAACAATGAGCACGGCGAACCGGAAAGCGAGCCGGTGCATGCCGCCGATGACAGGCCGTATACCACTCTGGGATACATGAATGGGCCGGGCTTTGCCCAGCGCGGCGCAGTGGGCAATCCTGATGAGCGCAAACAGATGCCCGTCAATGCAGGTCGTCAGGATCTGTCCGGGGTGAATACCCGTAGCCCCGGCTATCATCAGGAATCGCTGGTGCCGATGACGTCTGAAACCCATGCCGGAGAAGATGTGGGGGTGTGGGCGAGAGGGCCGGGGGCTCTGTTGCTCTCCGGCACCCACGAGCAGAACGTGATTTTTCATGTCATGGCCAGGGCGGCGGGGCTGTTGCCGGACTAG
- a CDS encoding adenylosuccinate synthase has protein sequence MGKNVVILGTQWGDEGKGKIVDLLTDQASLVARFQGGHNAGHTLVIDGKKTVLHLIPSGILREDVQCLIGNGVVLALDALLKEIGGLEDNGVPVRDRLRLSASCPLILPVHVALDQAREAARGNKKIGTTGRGIGPAYEDKVARRGLRLGDIYHRERFAAKLGEVMDYHNFVLRQYYNAEPVDFQKTLDETLKLGEEVRGMVTDVTAVLHHARENGENIMFEGAQGTLLDIDHGTYPYVTSSNTTAGGTATGSGVGPLYLDYVLGITKAYTTRVGSGPFPTELFDENGRYLAEKGHEFGSTTGRARRCGWFDAVALKRSIQINSISGLCLTKLDVLDGLEEVNICVGYQDAEGNSLACAWDADSYEEVKPVYETLPGWSESTLGVKAVDDLPANAQAYLKRIEEVTGAPIDIISTGPDRVETIIKRHPFA, from the coding sequence ATGGGTAAGAACGTAGTTATTCTCGGCACCCAGTGGGGTGATGAAGGCAAGGGCAAGATCGTGGATCTGCTCACTGACCAGGCCTCATTGGTGGCACGCTTTCAGGGCGGCCATAATGCCGGGCATACCCTGGTGATCGACGGCAAGAAGACCGTTCTTCACCTGATTCCCTCCGGTATCCTCCGTGAAGACGTGCAATGTCTGATTGGTAACGGTGTGGTGCTGGCCCTGGATGCGCTGCTGAAAGAAATCGGTGGTCTGGAAGATAATGGCGTGCCGGTGCGTGATCGCCTGCGTCTTTCTGCCTCCTGTCCGCTGATCCTGCCGGTACACGTGGCGCTGGATCAGGCCCGGGAAGCGGCCCGTGGCAACAAGAAAATTGGCACCACCGGTCGCGGCATCGGTCCGGCCTACGAAGACAAGGTGGCCCGTCGCGGTCTGCGTCTGGGGGATATCTATCACCGTGAGCGTTTCGCTGCCAAGCTCGGCGAAGTGATGGATTACCACAACTTCGTGCTGCGCCAGTACTACAACGCCGAGCCGGTGGACTTCCAGAAGACCCTGGACGAGACCCTCAAGCTGGGTGAAGAAGTGCGTGGCATGGTCACGGACGTGACAGCCGTATTGCATCACGCCCGCGAGAACGGCGAGAACATCATGTTCGAAGGGGCCCAGGGCACCCTGCTGGATATCGACCACGGTACCTACCCCTACGTGACCAGCTCCAACACCACCGCCGGCGGTACAGCTACCGGTTCCGGTGTGGGCCCGCTGTACCTGGATTACGTGTTGGGTATCACCAAGGCCTACACCACTCGCGTGGGCAGCGGTCCGTTCCCCACTGAACTGTTCGACGAGAATGGCCGTTACCTGGCCGAGAAAGGGCACGAGTTCGGTTCCACCACTGGCCGTGCCCGTCGTTGTGGCTGGTTCGATGCAGTGGCGCTGAAGCGTTCCATCCAGATCAATTCCATCTCCGGTCTGTGTCTGACCAAGCTGGACGTACTGGACGGCCTGGAAGAAGTGAACATCTGCGTGGGCTACCAGGATGCGGAAGGCAATTCCCTGGCCTGTGCCTGGGATGCGGACAGCTATGAAGAAGTGAAGCCGGTGTATGAAACCCTGCCGGGCTGGAGTGAGTCCACCCTGGGAGTGAAGGCGGTGGACGATCTGCCGGCCAATGCCCAGGCCTACCTCAAGCGGATTGAAGAAGTGACGGGCGCGCCCATCGACATCATCTCCACCGGTCCTGACCGGGTAGAGACCATCATCAAGCGCCACCCGTTCGCTTGA
- a CDS encoding DUF2065 domain-containing protein translates to MLIKALCLVLVIEGIPLFLAPERARAAALQVAGMPGRTLRIVGLVLMLLGAGLLAGL, encoded by the coding sequence TTGTTGATCAAGGCTCTGTGCCTGGTGTTGGTCATTGAAGGCATTCCTCTTTTTCTGGCTCCCGAGCGCGCCCGTGCGGCCGCGTTGCAGGTGGCGGGAATGCCCGGACGGACATTGAGAATTGTTGGGCTGGTGCTGATGTTGCTTGGCGCCGGCCTGTTGGCAGGTCTGTAG